A section of the Solea solea chromosome 17, fSolSol10.1, whole genome shotgun sequence genome encodes:
- the LOC131443338 gene encoding hydroperoxide isomerase ALOXE3-like, with the protein MAEYKIEVSTGDMQDAGTWDHVFLTLFGNEGQSERTDLDNFGWDFTTGTTGTYTIKTSSSLGRLLLVKVEKDPCFLFSEDDEWYCSTIVATTPEGEVILFPCHRWISRGEDVELRGGRAMKVFEDDHPLWIEHRKKELTFKKSLYQWMIVNEGLPHKIIFDDEYKLPAEIRFSKSRTAERSDTKFRMGIELKLKGMIGSKEKWASIDDMKNVFWAKKTTISEYLEEHWKEDDFYGYQFLNGNNPNMIKRCSELPENFPVTQEMVKPFLEKGTSLQEEMKKGNIFIFDEKKMDGIRPRDNDGEPLPVTAGLCLFYMNPENKLKPIAIQLHQKPSEQNPIFLPSDTETDWLLAKIFIRNADVMDHESTHHLMCTHFMAEVYAIATLRCFPVIHPLYKLLIPHFRVTLYLNTIGRKELFGPDGALTMSSLGYEGMIELMRRTHSETTYSSLCLPENIAERGLESVPDFYYRDDGLSVWNIINRFVKAVVEFYYPTNSDVCKDAELQEWISEIFTHGFLGNKASGIPECFHCTEEVIRFITMVIFISTAQHAAVNNGQFDYFSWLPNGPMLLHKPPPTTKGQSSMTTILETLPNIGDTAKLLALLWLLSKRYTDFVPLGAYPEQRFDEPALKEMIKEFQAELSYLSEEITARNSQLEVPYTYLNPAEIENSITT; encoded by the exons ATGGCTGAGTACAAGATAGAAGTGTCAACAGGTGACATGCAAGATGCAGGAACATGGGATCATGTATTTCTGACCTTATTTGGAAATGAAGGACAGAGCGAGCGAACTGATTTGGACAACTTTGGCTGGGACTTCACGACTGGGACT ACAGGGACTTACACCATAAAAACCAGTTCATCTCTGGGGAGACTTCTGCTGGTCAAGGTGGAAAAGGATCCTTGCTTTTTGTTCTCAGAAGATGATGAGTGGTACTGCTCCACAATAGTGGCGACAACTCCAGAGGGAGAGGTCATTCTTTTCCCCTGTCACAGGTGGATCTCCAGGGGAGAAGATGTGGAGCTGAGGGGAGGGAGAG CAATGAAGGTGTTTGAGGATGACCATCCCCTGTGGATTGAACATCGAAAAAAAgagctgacatttaaaaagagctTGTACCA ATGGATGATTGTGAATGAAGGACTACCCcacaaaatcatttttgatgATGAATACAAGCTCCCAGCTGAAATCCGCTTTTCTAAATCCAGAACAGCTGAACGATCTGATACGAAGTTCAGAAT GGGGATTGAATTAAAGCTTAAAGGGATGATTGGCTCAAAGGAAAAATGGGCAAGCATTGACGACATGAAAAATGTCTTCTGGGCCAAAAAGACGACAATATCAG AGTACCTTGAAGAGCACTGGAAGGAGGATGACTTTTACGGATACCAGTTTCTAAACGGAAACAACCCCAACATGATTAAGCGCTGCTCGGAGCTTCCTGAAAACTTTCCAGTCACACAGGAGATGGTGAAGCCTTTTCTGGAAAAGGGAACCTCTCTGCAGGAGGAAATGAAG AAAGGCAACATATTCATCTTTGATGAGAAGAAGATGGACGGAATTCGCCCAAGAGATAATGATGGAGAACCTCTGCCTGTGACTGCTGGTCTCTGTTTGTTCTACATGAATccagaaaacaaactgaaaccaATAGCAATTCAG CTGCATCAAAAACCATCCGAGCAGAATCCCATCTTTCTGCCgagtgacacagagacagactggCTACTTGCTAAGATCTTTATCAGGAATGCAGATGTAATGGATCATGAGTCGACTCATCACCTCATGTGTACTCACTTTATGGCTGAGGTTTATGCTATTGCCACTCTTCGCTGCTTCCCTGTGATTCATCCACTCTACAAG CTGCTGATTCCACACTTCCGGGTCACTCTCTACTTAAACACAATAGGCCGAAAAGAGCTTTTTGGACCTGATGGGGCTCTAACTATG AGCTCACTTGGTTATGAGGGGATGATAGAGCTTATGAGAAGGACTCACTCTGAAACAACCTACAGCTCCCTCTGCCTGCCAGAAAACATCGCTGAACGGGGACTGGAGTCTGTCCCTGACTTCTACTACAGAGATGATGGACTGTCAGTGTGGAACATTATCAACAG atTTGTGAAGGCAGTGGTGGAGTTCTATTATCCCACAAACAGTGATGTCTGTAAAGACGCTGAGCTGCAGGAATGGATCAGTGAGATATTCACTCATGGCTTCTTGGGAAACAAAGCATCAG GAATACCAGAATGCTTTCATTGTACAGAGGAAGTGATCAGATTCATCACCATGGTGATCTTCATATCTACAGCTCAACATGCTGCAGTCAATAATGGACAG TTCGACTACTTCTCCTGGTTGCCAAATGGTCCAATGCTGCTGCACAAACCTCCTCCAACCACTAAGGGGCAGTCAAGCATGACGACGATTTTGGAGACCCTCCCAAATATTGGAGATACTGCCAAACTACTGGCGTTGTTGTGGTTACTTTCAAAAAGATACACTGACTTT GTTCCCTTGGGTGCTTACCCTGAACAACGATTCGATGAACCTGCCCTGAAGGAGATGATAAAGGAGTTTCAAGCAGAGTTGTCTTACCTCAGTGAAGAAATAACGGCAAGAAACTCACAGCTGGAAGTGCCCTACACATACCTGAACCCAGCTGAGATAGAAAACAGTATCACTACTTAA